A stretch of the Candidatus Methylomirabilis sp. genome encodes the following:
- the nuoD gene encoding NADH dehydrogenase (quinone) subunit D, with the protein MTINMGPQHPSTHGVLRLVLELDGEIVVRCIPHIGYLHTGMEKIAESKRYQQVIPITDRMDYLAPLSNNLAYVLAVEKLLGIEVPPRAQVIRVMLTELTRIASHLVWLATHAIDIGAMSVFLYAFREREAILDMYEQVSGARMMSSYFRIGGLFADLPEGFEKTVQSFITSFPDRLAEYEELLTKNPIWIERTRGVGVIKSEDAVDLGLSGPSLRACGIPWDVRKSNPYSGYEQFRFEMSRGTHGDVYDRYLCRIFEMQQSVAIVRQALESLPGGPITVANPKLTPPFKPMIKQSMEALIHHFLLWSEGFAVPAGEVYQSIESPRGEYGVYLVSDGSNKPYRVHFRTPSFVNLESLPKMVEGRLVADLVAIIGSIDIVLGEVDR; encoded by the coding sequence ATGACCATCAACATGGGGCCTCAGCACCCCAGCACCCACGGCGTCCTGCGTCTGGTCCTGGAGCTGGATGGGGAGATCGTGGTCCGATGCATCCCGCACATCGGGTACCTGCACACCGGGATGGAGAAGATCGCGGAAAGCAAGCGGTACCAGCAGGTCATCCCCATCACGGACCGGATGGATTATCTGGCTCCCCTCAGCAATAACCTGGCTTATGTGCTGGCCGTCGAGAAGTTGCTTGGCATCGAGGTTCCGCCGCGAGCGCAGGTCATTCGCGTCATGCTGACGGAGTTGACCAGAATCGCCAGCCACCTGGTCTGGCTCGCGACACATGCCATCGACATCGGGGCCATGAGCGTCTTCCTCTATGCCTTTCGGGAGCGCGAGGCGATCTTGGACATGTACGAACAGGTGTCAGGGGCCAGGATGATGTCCAGCTATTTCCGGATTGGCGGCCTGTTTGCCGACCTGCCGGAAGGATTCGAAAAGACGGTCCAGTCGTTTATCACCAGCTTTCCCGACCGTCTGGCCGAGTACGAAGAGCTGTTGACGAAGAACCCGATCTGGATCGAACGGACCAGGGGGGTCGGTGTGATCAAGTCGGAAGATGCTGTGGACCTCGGCTTAAGCGGTCCAAGCCTCCGCGCCTGCGGGATTCCTTGGGACGTTCGCAAGTCGAATCCCTATTCGGGGTATGAGCAATTTCGCTTCGAGATGTCCAGAGGGACCCACGGCGATGTCTACGACCGATACCTCTGTCGCATCTTTGAGATGCAGCAAAGCGTAGCCATCGTTCGCCAGGCCCTGGAATCCCTTCCAGGGGGGCCGATTACTGTGGCCAATCCGAAGCTCACCCCGCCGTTCAAACCGATGATCAAGCAGAGCATGGAGGCCCTCATTCATCACTTCCTGCTCTGGTCGGAGGGATTTGCGGTGCCGGCAGGAGAGGTCTATCAGAGTATCGAGTCGCCGAGGGGCGAGTATGGAGTCTATCTGGTGAGCGATGGCAGCAACAAACCGTATCGCGTCCATTTTCGCACACCCTCTTTCGTGAACCTGGAGTCGCTGCCGAAGATGGTGGAGGGGCGACTGGTGGCCGACCTGGTGGCGATCATCGGCAGCATCGATATTGTGCTCGGCGAGGTGGACCGGTGA
- a CDS encoding NADH-quinone oxidoreductase subunit C, whose protein sequence is MDHVKGAEENLTVSKLRERFQEATLSARSFRDETTLLVRPGDLVRLCRHLKEDAGLLYDFLSDLTAVDRFGGHPRFAVVYHLYSLQYKWRIRLKVQVEEGEAVPSVTSVWGAANWHEREVFDMFGISFEDHPDLRRILMPEEWEGFPLRKDYPVQASPKWWEEGAAGG, encoded by the coding sequence ATGGATCACGTGAAGGGGGCGGAGGAGAACCTCACCGTTTCAAAGCTGCGGGAAAGATTCCAGGAGGCGACCCTCTCAGCAAGGAGCTTTCGCGACGAAACGACCCTCCTCGTCAGGCCTGGTGACCTCGTTCGTCTCTGTCGCCATCTGAAAGAGGATGCCGGCCTTCTGTACGATTTCCTCTCTGATCTCACCGCGGTCGATCGGTTTGGGGGCCATCCACGTTTCGCGGTGGTCTATCATCTCTATTCTCTTCAGTACAAGTGGCGGATCCGGCTGAAGGTGCAGGTTGAGGAGGGCGAGGCGGTGCCCAGCGTGACGTCCGTCTGGGGCGCTGCTAATTGGCACGAACGTGAAGTGTTCGATATGTTCGGCATCAGCTTTGAGGATCACCCCGATCTCCGACGAATTCTCATGCCGGAGGAATGGGAGGGGTTCCCGCTCCGAAAGGACTATCCGGTGCAGGCCTCACCGAAATGGTGGGAAGAGGGGGCGGCAGGTGGCTGA
- the ndhC gene encoding NADH-quinone oxidoreductase subunit A, producing the protein MLLSYLPIVILILLAAGFALATLFVSHVLGPRRPSAAKLAPYECGIDPVGSARGRFSVKFYLVAMLFIIFDIEIVFLYPWAVILNSLRLFGLIEMILFLGILLIGLLYVWKKGGLEWIT; encoded by the coding sequence GTGCTTCTTTCGTATCTACCGATTGTGATCCTGATCCTGCTGGCGGCCGGTTTTGCCCTCGCGACCCTTTTTGTATCCCACGTACTTGGGCCACGGCGGCCTTCTGCCGCGAAGCTCGCCCCGTACGAGTGCGGGATTGATCCGGTGGGCTCCGCCAGAGGGCGGTTTTCGGTCAAGTTTTACCTGGTCGCGATGTTGTTCATTATCTTCGACATCGAGATCGTCTTCCTATATCCCTGGGCGGTGATCCTGAATAGTCTGAGGCTATTCGGGTTGATCGAAATGATTCTCTTCCTCGGTATCCTCCTGATCGGCCTCCTGTATGTCTGGAAGAAGGGGGGCCTGGAATGGATCACGTGA
- the atpE gene encoding ATP synthase F0 subunit C: protein MAIASGAAAIGQSRAIVSALEAIGRQPAAAPRIQVAMIIGLALIESLAIYVLLVALIIFFANPFIKYVVPGA from the coding sequence ATGGCTATCGCCTCGGGCGCGGCAGCAATCGGCCAGAGCCGAGCCATCGTAAGCGCGCTGGAGGCGATCGGGAGACAGCCGGCGGCGGCTCCGCGGATCCAGGTTGCGATGATTATCGGTCTCGCACTGATTGAGTCGCTGGCCATCTATGTCCTGCTCGTTGCCCTGATCATCTTCTTCGCGAATCCCTTCATCAAGTACGTGGTTCCCGGCGCATAG
- the atpB gene encoding F0F1 ATP synthase subunit A: MEHHPTIFQIPNFLGVIGISGAWVPEHIAMAWLVMAILVGVSYLATRRLEAVPGPIQNFMEVVVETFVDLLTQMIGPKGKRYLPLIGTAGLFILVGNLLGALPGLKPPTANLNTTAALAITVFLSYNYFGIREHGIVAYLRHFCGPILWLAPIMFPIEFIGHLARPISLSIRLFGNIFGEEAVIGILLSLVWLVIPYVIYLGIMMPLSLFTSFVQSFIFVMLSMVYIAGAVQSEHEEHH; this comes from the coding sequence ATGGAGCATCACCCTACGATTTTTCAGATTCCTAATTTTCTCGGAGTGATCGGGATTTCCGGGGCTTGGGTGCCGGAGCACATTGCGATGGCTTGGCTTGTGATGGCGATCCTGGTCGGCGTGTCGTATCTGGCCACGAGGCGACTCGAGGCAGTGCCTGGCCCGATACAGAACTTCATGGAGGTTGTTGTTGAGACGTTCGTGGACCTGCTCACGCAGATGATTGGGCCTAAAGGAAAACGGTACCTTCCCTTGATCGGCACGGCCGGCCTCTTCATTCTCGTTGGGAACCTCCTGGGAGCCCTTCCAGGCCTCAAGCCTCCAACAGCGAACCTTAATACCACCGCGGCTCTCGCCATCACTGTGTTCCTCTCCTATAATTACTTCGGCATACGGGAGCATGGGATCGTGGCCTATCTGCGCCACTTCTGTGGACCAATCCTGTGGTTGGCCCCCATTATGTTTCCTATCGAGTTCATCGGCCACCTCGCTAGACCGATCTCTCTCTCGATCCGGTTGTTCGGCAACATCTTCGGGGAGGAGGCCGTCATTGGTATCCTGCTGTCGTTGGTCTGGTTAGTGATTCCTTATGTCATCTATCTGGGCATTATGATGCCCCTGAGCCTCTTTACCAGTTTCGTCCAGAGCTTCATCTTTGTCATGCTGTCCATGGTGTATATTGCGGGAGCGGTTCAATCTGAGCACGAGGAGCACCACTAA
- a CDS encoding AtpZ/AtpI family protein, with protein sequence MKDNQVRLWRQLAGLSSLGITFAASIAIGAAIGIALDRWLRTSPWLTILFFIFGVAAGFANLLKDLKRWGS encoded by the coding sequence ATGAAAGACAACCAGGTTCGACTGTGGCGTCAGCTCGCAGGGTTGAGCTCACTGGGGATTACCTTTGCCGCTTCGATTGCGATCGGAGCCGCGATCGGTATTGCCTTGGATCGCTGGCTGAGGACGTCGCCGTGGTTGACAATCTTGTTTTTCATCTTCGGGGTCGCGGCGGGATTTGCCAATCTCCTGAAAGATCTCAAGCGTTGGGGAAGCTGA
- a CDS encoding NADH-quinone oxidoreductase subunit N, which produces MADISTASPEVVLSLVAMVILMLDFIAPKGGRDWLGYLSILGVLVTFMTLIGQWGVTQPAFSGQYLSDPFAFFFKIVFLVSAALILLMSIGYLKSEGIEKGEFYGLILFATLGMMLMVSAVDLLILYIGLETMSISIYVLAGFLKREQRSSEAALKYLLMGGFSSAIMLYGIVMLYGLTGTIGLREIASTLSADAVSNPALILGMVMLVAGFGFKIAAVPFHMYLPDVYEGAPTPVVALLSAASEVAGLAILLRVFLVAIPGLQDRWTFLFYLLSLITMTVGNVVAVVQSNIKRMLAYSSIAHIGYLLIGLVAGRELGISATLLYTLIYALMTLGAFAMVILLCVGEVKGERIDDFTGLAQRSPMAAAAMLIFLLSLAGVPPTAGFVGKLYLFGAAIERGYVWLAVIAVMNSAISLFYYMKVVMAMYMRDLPPQGLTLSSSRPLRLALLVTLAGTIAIGIYPGPFLDLARASVAGLW; this is translated from the coding sequence ATGGCAGACATCTCCACGGCCTCGCCAGAGGTAGTCCTGAGCCTTGTGGCCATGGTGATCCTCATGCTTGACTTCATTGCCCCCAAAGGCGGACGAGACTGGCTGGGGTATCTGAGCATCCTTGGCGTGCTTGTTACCTTCATGACCCTGATTGGCCAATGGGGGGTCACGCAGCCTGCCTTCAGTGGGCAATACCTCAGTGATCCCTTCGCGTTCTTCTTCAAAATCGTGTTCCTGGTCTCTGCCGCGCTCATCCTGCTGATGTCGATCGGCTACCTGAAGAGCGAAGGGATTGAAAAAGGGGAGTTCTATGGGCTGATTCTCTTCGCCACACTGGGAATGATGTTGATGGTCAGCGCCGTAGACCTCCTGATTCTCTACATCGGTCTGGAGACGATGTCGATTTCCATCTATGTCCTGGCCGGCTTTTTAAAACGGGAGCAGCGAAGCAGCGAGGCCGCCCTGAAGTACCTGCTCATGGGAGGGTTCTCCTCAGCGATTATGCTGTATGGCATCGTAATGCTGTATGGTCTTACCGGTACCATCGGTCTGAGAGAGATTGCCTCGACGCTGTCAGCGGACGCGGTTTCGAACCCGGCGCTCATACTGGGCATGGTGATGCTGGTGGCCGGCTTTGGGTTTAAGATCGCGGCGGTTCCCTTTCACATGTACCTCCCCGACGTGTATGAAGGGGCCCCGACCCCTGTGGTGGCCCTCCTGTCGGCGGCCTCAGAGGTTGCCGGTCTCGCCATCCTCTTGCGGGTTTTTCTGGTGGCCATTCCAGGACTACAGGATCGCTGGACGTTTCTCTTTTATCTCCTCTCCTTAATCACGATGACGGTGGGGAATGTGGTGGCGGTTGTGCAGAGCAATATCAAACGGATGTTGGCCTACAGCTCCATCGCCCACATCGGATACCTGCTGATCGGGTTGGTGGCGGGACGGGAGCTCGGAATCTCAGCCACGCTGCTGTATACCCTGATTTATGCCCTGATGACGCTCGGTGCCTTTGCCATGGTGATTCTTCTCTGCGTGGGGGAGGTGAAGGGGGAACGGATTGACGACTTCACCGGTCTCGCTCAGCGAAGCCCTATGGCCGCCGCCGCCATGTTGATCTTTCTTCTCTCATTGGCGGGCGTCCCTCCGACCGCAGGCTTTGTCGGGAAGCTCTATCTCTTCGGTGCAGCCATCGAACGGGGATACGTCTGGCTTGCGGTCATTGCCGTCATGAATTCAGCCATCTCGCTGTTCTATTACATGAAGGTGGTAATGGCGATGTACATGCGGGACCTTCCGCCACAGGGCCTGACCCTGAGTTCTTCTCGGCCTCTGCGGCTGGCGCTCTTGGTGACCCTGGCAGGCACCATCGCTATCGGGATCTACCCAGGTCCCTTTCTGGATCTGGCTAGGGCCTCGGTCGCCGGGCTCTGGTAG
- a CDS encoding NADH-quinone oxidoreductase subunit M, producing the protein MNVLQFPILSLLTYLPLVGVFFIALLPKECKGGIRWTALAFTIANLLASLLIPVYFDSTTAEMQFVEKVSWIPTLGVTYFFGLDGITLWLVLLTTFLSVITVICSWESVSMRLKEYYAFLLMLETGMLGVFFSMDFFLFYIFWEVMLVPMYFLIGIWGSDRRLYSAIKFFLYTLFGGVIMLLGILSVYFYHGAQTGTYTFDLFELMKLSYPSTPIVTLLGIPFSFQDLVWLAFFLGFAIKVPMFPFHTWLPDAHTDAPTAGSVILAGVLLKMGTYGFIRFNLPMLPEATQHFVPMIMILSIIAIIYGALVCMVQTDMKRLIAYSSVSHMGFIMLGMFALNSQGVQGSIIQMINHGLSTGALFLIVGLIYDRRHTRQISEFGGLSKQMPVYATLFAIIMFSSMGLPGLNGFIGEFLILIGAFKVNYVWAAFAVTGIVLGAAYMLWLYQRTMFGALENPKNADLPDLSLRELTTLVPIIVLCFWIGLYPSPFLNRTEASVNYILARVHKEQAVAEPTLSHVEGPVLPVHGPVLSRAEGSR; encoded by the coding sequence ATGAATGTTCTTCAGTTTCCGATCCTATCCTTGCTGACCTACCTGCCCCTCGTCGGGGTGTTCTTTATCGCGCTGCTCCCGAAGGAGTGCAAGGGCGGTATCCGCTGGACCGCTCTGGCCTTCACGATAGCCAACCTCCTGGCTTCCCTGTTGATCCCCGTCTACTTCGATTCGACGACTGCGGAGATGCAGTTTGTAGAGAAGGTCTCATGGATTCCCACCCTTGGCGTGACCTATTTCTTCGGCCTTGATGGGATCACGCTATGGCTCGTCTTGCTGACCACCTTCCTTTCCGTCATCACGGTCATCTGCTCATGGGAATCGGTCAGTATGCGGTTGAAGGAGTATTACGCCTTTCTTCTGATGCTGGAGACGGGCATGCTCGGGGTCTTTTTCTCCATGGACTTCTTTCTCTTCTACATCTTTTGGGAAGTGATGCTGGTCCCGATGTATTTCCTGATCGGTATCTGGGGAAGCGACCGTCGCCTCTATTCGGCCATCAAGTTCTTTCTGTATACGCTGTTCGGCGGCGTTATCATGCTGCTGGGAATTCTGTCCGTCTACTTTTATCACGGCGCCCAGACGGGAACGTATACGTTTGATCTGTTCGAGTTGATGAAGCTGTCGTATCCATCAACACCTATTGTGACGCTGCTGGGTATCCCGTTCTCGTTTCAGGATCTAGTTTGGCTTGCATTCTTCTTGGGTTTTGCCATCAAGGTTCCGATGTTTCCCTTCCATACCTGGCTGCCTGACGCCCACACCGATGCCCCGACGGCCGGCAGTGTCATCCTGGCCGGCGTCCTCCTGAAGATGGGGACATACGGTTTCATCCGGTTTAATCTACCGATGCTTCCGGAGGCCACCCAGCACTTCGTTCCGATGATCATGATCCTGTCGATCATCGCAATCATCTACGGGGCGTTGGTCTGCATGGTCCAGACCGACATGAAGCGACTGATCGCCTACAGCTCCGTCAGCCACATGGGGTTCATTATGTTGGGTATGTTCGCCCTGAACTCCCAGGGTGTCCAGGGCAGCATCATCCAGATGATCAACCACGGCCTCTCGACTGGAGCCCTCTTCTTGATCGTTGGTCTGATCTATGATCGTCGGCATACAAGGCAAATCTCGGAGTTTGGGGGCTTGTCGAAACAGATGCCGGTCTACGCTACACTGTTCGCCATCATTATGTTTTCTTCGATGGGGCTTCCTGGACTGAACGGCTTCATCGGCGAGTTTTTGATTCTTATTGGGGCCTTTAAGGTCAATTATGTCTGGGCCGCTTTTGCGGTTACCGGGATTGTGCTGGGCGCGGCCTATATGCTGTGGCTCTATCAGCGGACCATGTTCGGGGCGCTGGAGAACCCGAAGAATGCGGATCTCCCCGACCTGAGTCTCAGGGAGCTGACGACTCTCGTCCCGATCATCGTCCTGTGTTTCTGGATCGGTCTCTACCCCTCCCCTTTCCTGAATCGGACGGAGGCATCAGTAAATTATATCCTGGCACGGGTTCATAAAGAGCAGGCCGTTGCCGAGCCTACGCTGAGCCATGTCGAGGGGCCTGTCTTGCCGGTCCATGGGCCTGTACTGAGCCGGGCCGAAGGGTCCCGATGA
- the nuoL gene encoding NADH-quinone oxidoreductase subunit L, whose protein sequence is MDMKLVALVPLMPLIGVLINGLFGAWIKERAHLIAVTAAGLSCLVAFVVFFQTLGGATLDWDVYPWLNVGNLKIPIGFLVDPLSTVMMLVVTFVGFLIHVYSIGYMHGDRGYARFFTYLNLFMFSMLMLVLANNYLLMFLGWEGVGLCSYLLIGFWYEKKSAADAGKKAFVVNRIGDAGFILGLFFIWTTFGSLKYTEVFAAVNPELGVGIYTTITLLLFVGATGKSAQLPLYVWLPDAMEGPTPVSALIHAATMVTAGVYMVARSNALFNLAPFSLEVVAWVGALTAVFAATIALVQNDIKRVVAYSTISQLGYMFLGAGAGAYPSAVFHLGTHAFFKALLFLGCGSVIHSLHGEQDMRKMGGLRKAMPITTWTFLLASLANAGIFPLAGFWSKDEILFNAFVRGLTIPWLLGLIGAFLTAFYMFRLFFQVFTGHFRGDHHTAHHLHESPPNMAYPLLVLGVLSVVAGLALGFPPDHGLYHRFVAPIFEVAHGSEAGVEHAVSVGAEHAEGASEIVMAAVSLAVALAGIGLAYLFYVRRPDLPAALAEKAQGLHSLLLNKYWVDELYQAIFIDFGKRFCRFLWGVDAKVVDGAVNGSSWLTMRLCVISSWNDIKIVDGLVNAIADLIQGGSSSLRRLQTGAIQNYILAMALGIIGMVVFYLFI, encoded by the coding sequence ATGGATATGAAACTGGTTGCACTTGTACCGCTCATGCCGCTGATCGGAGTCCTGATCAATGGGCTGTTCGGTGCCTGGATCAAGGAGCGAGCCCATCTGATCGCCGTCACGGCTGCGGGGCTGTCGTGCCTTGTGGCGTTTGTCGTGTTCTTTCAGACGCTGGGTGGTGCGACGCTCGATTGGGACGTCTATCCATGGCTGAACGTTGGCAACCTCAAGATACCGATCGGGTTCCTGGTCGACCCGCTGTCCACCGTCATGATGCTGGTGGTCACCTTCGTCGGGTTCCTCATCCATGTCTACTCGATCGGCTATATGCACGGTGATCGGGGCTACGCCCGCTTCTTTACCTACCTCAATCTGTTCATGTTCTCGATGCTGATGCTGGTGCTGGCCAACAACTACCTGCTGATGTTCCTGGGGTGGGAGGGGGTCGGACTCTGCTCGTATCTGCTGATCGGCTTCTGGTATGAGAAAAAATCGGCCGCCGATGCCGGCAAGAAGGCGTTTGTTGTCAACCGGATCGGCGACGCCGGATTTATACTCGGACTCTTCTTTATCTGGACCACCTTCGGGTCGTTGAAGTACACGGAGGTATTCGCGGCCGTCAATCCGGAGCTGGGCGTGGGGATCTACACCACCATCACGCTGCTGCTGTTCGTGGGCGCGACAGGCAAGTCGGCCCAGCTCCCGCTGTATGTCTGGCTTCCAGACGCCATGGAGGGCCCTACACCGGTTTCTGCGTTGATCCATGCTGCCACGATGGTGACGGCGGGCGTCTATATGGTGGCCCGGTCGAACGCCCTGTTCAATCTGGCGCCGTTCAGCCTCGAAGTAGTGGCCTGGGTCGGCGCGCTGACGGCGGTCTTCGCGGCGACCATCGCGCTGGTGCAGAACGACATCAAGCGAGTTGTGGCCTACTCCACGATCTCCCAGCTCGGCTACATGTTTCTGGGCGCCGGGGCCGGCGCCTATCCATCCGCGGTGTTTCACCTCGGGACTCATGCCTTCTTCAAGGCGCTCCTGTTTCTTGGCTGCGGTTCGGTCATTCACTCATTGCATGGCGAGCAGGACATGAGAAAGATGGGCGGATTGCGGAAGGCGATGCCGATTACCACCTGGACCTTCCTGCTGGCCTCGTTGGCGAATGCCGGGATCTTTCCCCTGGCGGGTTTCTGGTCCAAGGATGAGATTCTGTTCAATGCCTTTGTGCGTGGCCTCACGATCCCCTGGCTCCTGGGACTGATCGGCGCGTTTCTTACGGCCTTCTACATGTTCAGGCTGTTCTTCCAGGTCTTCACGGGGCATTTTCGCGGTGACCACCATACTGCCCATCACCTGCACGAATCGCCGCCGAACATGGCGTACCCGCTGTTGGTGCTCGGCGTTCTTTCGGTGGTTGCGGGACTGGCGCTCGGATTCCCTCCTGACCACGGGCTGTATCATCGCTTCGTGGCGCCGATCTTTGAAGTGGCTCATGGCTCGGAAGCGGGCGTGGAGCATGCGGTGAGTGTGGGCGCAGAACATGCGGAGGGTGCGTCGGAAATTGTCATGGCCGCCGTGTCGCTGGCCGTTGCGCTAGCCGGGATCGGCCTCGCGTATCTGTTTTATGTCAGGCGGCCGGATCTACCGGCGGCGCTGGCCGAGAAGGCACAAGGTCTCCATAGTCTGCTGCTGAACAAGTATTGGGTGGACGAGCTGTATCAAGCGATCTTCATCGATTTTGGCAAGCGCTTCTGCCGCTTCCTGTGGGGAGTTGACGCCAAGGTAGTGGACGGCGCCGTCAACGGTAGTAGCTGGCTGACCATGCGGTTGTGTGTGATCTCGTCCTGGAACGATATCAAGATTGTCGATGGTCTGGTCAACGCCATCGCCGATCTGATCCAAGGCGGAAGTAGTAGTCTCAGGCGGCTGCAGACGGGGGCTATCCAGAACTATATCCTGGCCATGGCGCTCGGCATCATTGGCATGGTGGTTTTCTATCTATTCATATAA
- the nuoK gene encoding NADH-quinone oxidoreductase subunit NuoK, translated as MVPLSYYLILSALLFGIGMFGALTRRNAIGILMALELMFNAVNLNFVAFSRYLPQPLLQGQIFAIFVITVAAAEAAVGLAIILGLYRNFQTINVDEINLMKW; from the coding sequence ATGGTGCCACTGTCGTACTACTTGATCCTCAGCGCGCTGCTCTTCGGCATCGGGATGTTTGGGGCCCTGACCCGCCGCAATGCCATCGGAATCCTGATGGCGTTGGAACTGATGTTCAATGCCGTCAACCTGAATTTTGTGGCATTCTCCCGTTATCTGCCCCAGCCGCTGCTGCAGGGACAGATCTTTGCCATCTTTGTCATTACTGTGGCGGCGGCAGAGGCAGCGGTGGGACTGGCGATTATCCTCGGACTGTACCGGAACTTCCAGACGATCAACGTAGACGAAATAAATCTGATGAAATGGTAA
- a CDS encoding NADH-quinone oxidoreductase subunit J, translated as MTVTQVVFFFMAAFTVGTSLLVVLARNIVHCAIALVFAFFGVAALFVLLDAEFLAAAQVLLYVGGITILLLFAIMLTSRISASGVKIMNEQVGISAVVALAIIGLMVFANLKGFPDLVPSLTMPDNTASIGRLLLTTYVLPFEVVSLLLLAAMVGAIILARRERGKD; from the coding sequence GTGACCGTGACCCAAGTCGTATTTTTCTTCATGGCGGCCTTCACCGTGGGGACATCCCTTCTGGTGGTCCTGGCCAGAAACATCGTACATTGCGCCATCGCACTGGTCTTCGCGTTCTTCGGCGTGGCGGCGCTGTTCGTCCTGCTCGATGCCGAGTTCCTGGCGGCCGCGCAAGTGCTGCTGTACGTGGGCGGGATCACCATCCTCCTGCTGTTCGCTATCATGCTGACCAGTCGGATCTCGGCCAGCGGGGTCAAGATTATGAACGAGCAGGTGGGGATCAGCGCAGTGGTGGCCCTGGCTATCATTGGACTTATGGTCTTCGCCAACTTGAAGGGCTTTCCCGATCTGGTGCCGTCCCTGACTATGCCAGATAATACCGCCTCGATCGGGAGGCTCCTGCTGACCACCTATGTCCTGCCATTTGAGGTGGTATCGCTCCTCCTCCTGGCGGCCATGGTGGGCGCGATCATCCTGGCCCGACGCGAGCGGGGGAAGGACTGA
- the nuoH gene encoding NADH-quinone oxidoreductase subunit NuoH has translation MEDLLANFYSVFETRGLPLFIPQLIVMVVVATVVLIFTAVSVMFMVWWERKISAHIQVRFGPMRVGGWHGWAQSIADGIKLLIKEDIVPDGADRLVFALAPMVVFAAALTAYVIIPFGPGLIVSDLNIGVLFYLSISSLTVVGIIMAGWSSNNKYSVLGALRSAAQAVSYEVPLVVSVLGVIMTVGSMSMTRIVEAQQQVWFVVPQLLGFLIYVTAAIAECNRLPFDIPEAESELVAGFHVEYSGMRFAIFFLAEYANMFTVSAIAAALFLGGWHGPLLPGWLWFLLKTYFLIFVMMWLRWTLARLRVDQLMNLSWKFLLPLAFLNMGITGLILVLRG, from the coding sequence ATGGAAGATTTGCTGGCAAACTTCTATAGCGTTTTTGAGACCCGTGGGCTGCCACTGTTCATCCCTCAGTTGATTGTGATGGTGGTGGTGGCTACCGTTGTGCTCATCTTCACGGCCGTCTCCGTCATGTTCATGGTCTGGTGGGAGCGGAAGATCAGCGCGCACATCCAGGTCCGCTTTGGGCCTATGCGGGTCGGCGGCTGGCACGGCTGGGCCCAGAGTATTGCTGACGGGATCAAGCTGCTCATCAAGGAGGATATCGTCCCGGATGGGGCGGACCGGTTGGTGTTTGCCCTGGCGCCGATGGTGGTCTTTGCGGCTGCGCTCACCGCGTATGTCATCATCCCGTTCGGTCCCGGCCTCATTGTCAGCGACCTGAATATCGGCGTACTCTTCTATCTTTCGATCTCATCCCTGACGGTGGTGGGAATCATCATGGCCGGCTGGAGCTCCAACAACAAGTATTCAGTCCTCGGCGCGCTCCGTTCCGCGGCACAGGCGGTGAGCTACGAGGTTCCTCTTGTGGTCTCAGTCCTCGGGGTCATCATGACGGTCGGCTCCATGAGCATGACCCGGATTGTGGAGGCACAGCAGCAGGTCTGGTTTGTGGTTCCGCAATTGCTCGGGTTCCTCATTTACGTCACTGCGGCCATCGCTGAGTGTAACCGGTTGCCCTTTGATATCCCTGAGGCCGAGTCGGAACTGGTGGCTGGCTTTCATGTGGAATACAGCGGAATGCGATTCGCGATCTTTTTTCTGGCAGAGTACGCCAATATGTTCACGGTGTCGGCCATCGCCGCTGCGCTGTTCCTGGGTGGCTGGCATGGGCCACTGCTGCCGGGGTGGCTCTGGTTCCTTCTGAAGACCTATTTCCTCATCTTTGTGATGATGTGGCTGCGCTGGACGCTGGCCAGGCTGCGAGTCGATCAACTCATGAACCTGAGTTGGAAGTTTCTGTTGCCGCTGGCGTTTCTGAATATGGGGATTACCGGATTGATCCTGGTGCTGCGAGGGTAG